DNA from Streptomyces sp. Edi2:
GCGCCCGGTCCAGTGCAGACCGCGCCCGCGCTGCCGCGGAATCCGGCGATCACGAGGCGGCGGAGCGCGCCGCGCTCGACGCGAAGAACCAGATGAACCACGCGGCCTTCCTGGCCCGGCACCACACACAGGGGCGTGTGGCGCGGGCCGCCGAGGCGCGGCGGACGACCAAGCAAGTAGACAAGGCGCTCGCCGGCGCCAATCCGAAGTACCAGGCAGGTGTCCGCGCGTACTCGCATAACTGCACCCACGTCTCGCAGGCCTATGAGCTGCGTAGGCGCGGACTGGACGTCCAGGCGGCGCCGGATACGACGGGCGGCCGCAACTACATGGAGTACAGCGAACCGTGGGGAGGCTGGCAGAAGTTCACGCACTGCGGCTCGGCATCGGATGTCGGCCGGTCGCAGGTGGAGCGCGCGTTCTCCGAGCCCGGCTCCCGCGGCATCGTCAGGGTGCGCTGGAAGAACGGTGGCGGTCACGCCTTCAACGTCGAGAACGTCGGCGGGAAGGTCCGCTTCATCGACGCGCAGCCCAACCCTCCAGTTACCGACGCCGCGCACTACTTCTCGCTCGCGTCGGAGTCCGGGTTCCTGCGGCTCGACGACAAACCCACGCCCTCCAAGAAGGCGCTCAAGTCCTTCATCGCGGACTGAACCTCAACACCGCGAATGAGCTACACGTAAATTTGACATACGCCCCCTAGTCGAGTACATTAGCTAGAACGGATCGAAGGATTGGACACCCCATGACCATCACTTACGAGCAGGCTCGCGACCGCGTGCGGGCAGAGCTTGAGCCCACCTGGAGTACCGGCACCTTCACCATCGACGACCGGACGATCGTGGAGAACGACGAGATGTACGTCTTCGAGGTTGGTGCACGCGAGTTCCTGAAGGACCGTGATCCTTCCTTCGAGATCGTGGGCGGCGTGACCGTGGTCTACAAGAAGGACGGCCGCGTCGACAGTCTCCCCTCCGTGCAGGTGGCGCTCGATCAGTCCGTCCAGCGGCGCCCCAACCCCGCGCCGGTCTTCCACTGACCCCAGCTGGATTCCGGGCGTCTCCGGCCTTCGATCCTCAACCCGCTGTGGCGGGGTAGCCGCATGCGGCTACCCCGCCATTTTGCGTCCCCCTCCCCTTCAGCGTCTCGCTCCCAGACACGACGGCGCTCGGCGGCGTCCGAACACAGCCCCCTCCGAGATCGTCTGACCGACTGGACGGGAGTCACTGCAGCGAGCCGGTGAAGGGAACCGGCGCCCCGCACTCTGATGCTCTCGCTCCCGCGAGCCCCTCGAGCAGCCGGCCCGCGCCACTCCCCGCCGCTGTGTAGAGGGCTCTCACCTGCGCCATTGCCTGTCCTCTGTCCACAGGCCACCCCTTCCAAGATCGCGTAGCTGCCTGCCGAGGCAGCCCCGCGAACCGCGGGCGAGGAGGGGAGGGCGCTGCCAGTGTGCAGGTCGCACTCGAAGGGCGGGCGCAGGTGCAGCTCGTCCCACCCGGCCGTTCGGGCCGCGCGCCGCGCAGCCTCGACCGCGCTGCGCAAGGACGTCGCCGTGGCCGGCCCCGGGCATCCCGCGCTCGGTGCGTACGCCACGGCCCAGATGTGGGAGGCCAAGACCCGTCAGGCCGCCGAGGTCGGCGAGGACGAGCAGGCCAAGCTGTATGCGGAGAACGCGAAGCTGTCCGCGGCCGCGACGCGCACCATGCTCGGCGACCGCAAGCAGACCCCGCGTTATCCCAACGCAGCCGCTGACCCCCGCGTCGCGTGGGCGATGCCCGCACCGGCGCCCGAGCCGGCCGACGACGAGTGGGGCGCGGCGCAGCTGCCGGAGTACCCCGAGCACGTGCGGGCCGCCGACGCGTTCGCGCGGGCCAGCGGGGCGGGCGGGGCCGCCACGTTCGTACCGCGCGCCGACGGCGGGCAGACGGTGGCCTGGCGCGGCGAGGACTTCGCCGGCTCGGCAACCGTGTATCCGGCCAACGGGGATGAGCCGCCGCACGCCCGGGTCGTGTTCAACCGGCTCGACCAGGGCCGCTACCAGGCGCTGGCCGACTCGCCCTGGCCCTACCGGGTCGAGAACGGGCAGGTCATCTACGACCGCGTCCCCGCTGATCACGCCGAGCAAATCATCGCCGCGGCGCGCAGCCGGCAGGCGGCCCGCCCCTGGGAGCGGCACGGCCTGGGCCGCGCTGCGCAGCGCGATCAGCTGAACGAGCAGCGGGCCGGCGCGCTGGAGCCAGAGTCGGCTGCCTGGGCCTCCCGCCTCAACTCCGAGCAGCACCACTGGGTCGCCACCTACACCGGCTCGAGGTACCGGCAGATCAACGCCCACCTCTACAACGGGCGCAGCCTCGATGAGCCGGCGGAGAAGATGGACGTGCCGATGCGGGTGGTCACCGAGAACGTCAACTCGGCGATCCGCTCGGCAGGCACGACCGAGGTCCCACACCACACCTTCCGGGGGTTCACTCCCCCGCTGGAGGTCCGCAAGGGCAACCGGGTCGCGCAGTGGGCGAGGGAGAACTTCCCAGCCGGCAGCCGGTATCACAGCCCGTCGTTCCTCTCCTCGTCGCACTGCCCGAACGTGGCGGCCGACCCGTACTTCGCGCGGACCGACTGGGAGGATGACGGCCGCTACGGCGAGGCCGACCATGCCGTGGTGTTCGAGATGGTCTCGCGCCGCGGGGCCGCGGTGGCCCATGTGTCGCAGTACGGGAATCTGGAGCGGGAGCGGCTGCAGGAGAGCGGCTCGAACTGGGTTTCCGTGGGCATCCAGGAGAACGTGACGATCCGGGGCCGCAAGTGCGTCGTGGTCCAGCTCGTCGACATGAACGAGGTTCCCCGCCACTGACCTACTTTTACGTATTGCTTGACAAAGTTTAATAATGTGGGTAGGATGCATTTAAGGGTGAGGAGCACCCGAAACTCCCCACCGGACTCTGGAGGACGACATGACAGACCAGCAGCAGCCCACCCCCCGCGACTCGCGGCTGGCGGACCAGCCGGTACTGCGGCCGGTCGGACCGCTCCCGAAGGTCGGACCGCGCCCCAGCTTCGACGAGCTGACAGCCCAGGCCGACGGGCGGAACTACCAGCCGCTCGCCGCGCACCTGGACGACGCCGCACGCGACGCACTCGGACTGCCGGCGGCCCCGCAGCAGGTGACCGTGGACGCCGAGCTCGCCGACCGTATCCGCGACTACTACTTCGACCGCCCCGACCAGATCGCCCAACTGCCCGACGCGATCCGCGACCTGATCAACCTCTGAACGGCCGGCCGCACCGACCAGTCTCGAGCGCCTGCGCATTCGGAAGGAAACCCGCGTCATGCGGCACATGAAGCCGAACTTCGACTACTACACGACCAACCGGGACAAGGCCCAGGCGTACGCCGCCCAGGCATCGTGGGAGAACATCAGCTCCCGGCGGCGCGCCGAGTACATCGCCTTGGCGCGTCTGTACCTGGACCTGTCGATTCAGGACTCCGCCGGCAATTCCGCCCCGACCGAAGACGCCGCGAAGGCAAAGAAGGCGGAGCGCGACACCGCCCGTTCATGACCCCTGCGCAGCCGGCGGCTCCTGACGCCCTCGAACTTGCCGTGGCAGCGGCGCAGTTCGCCGCCGAACTCGACCGGTCCGGCAGCGTCTGGCCGTGCTGACCAAGGGCGAGTCCACGTCGCCCCTGCGCACCGCCCTGGCCGAGAACGTCGCCTCCCGCCTCGCCGCCCGGGTGTGCGAGCACGAGGTGTGACCGGCGCCGAGCGATCGGGATCAGGCGGCGTCCGGCCCTGAGCGGTGCGCCGCGAGCCTCATCCCCCCGTCTCCCCCGTTCCCGAGCCCTGCGGTCTGCCTGTGCGCGCGGTCTGCGGCCGTTACGATGACGGGCAGGCAGACCTGCTGCCGCCCGCCTCGCATTGCGGCCCGGACCCGCGTGCATCCCAGGCGCTAAGGGGGAGATCCCCACAGTGAGCTGACTTTCTGCTGCGCCCACTCACGGCGTGCCGGTCCGGGAGCCACGCCGAGAATCGGGACATCATGGCGAAAGCCGATCGCAACACTGCCGCCCGCGCCGCTGTCACCGGCGAGAACCATGCCCAGGCTCTGTCCTGGGTCCGCGCTCACGGCCTCCTTCATGGTTTGGCCCCCGACGCCGCGTCCGCCGAGCAGCAGGCTCTGGAGGCGGCGCTGCTCTTCGCGCTCGCCCGGCCGGTCGGCCCGTTTCACCCCCTCGCCGCGAGCGGGAGCCTGTTCGGCATCGCCAAGGCCAGCCCGGGACCCGGCGACGAGTTGAGGCTGTGGCCGGCGACCGGGTACGAGGCCGAGGTCCTGGCCCGCCTGCTGCCCAGCCGCACGAGCGGCGACGTCTCGAAGGTCACCGGCGTTGCCGGGCTGCGCTGGGTCCGGGACGGCAAGTACTTGGCCCTGACCCGGGTGCGCGCCGCGGGTCAGGTCCTGCTCGCCGCGCAGCCCCGCGATGTACGGGAGGCCGGCCGCCTGTGCTCGGCGGCGGATCTGCTGCCGCTGTGGGACCAGGCCGACACTGCGTTCGAGGACACCCCCCGCCGCGTCATCGACATCTCCCTCGCCGAGTCGGCGCCCGCCTGGAGCCGCGCGCTGCGCCGCCCGCTCCTCGCCCGCGAGGTCGCCTCCAGCTGGGTCTCACGGGAGCCGACGCTTACCGAGCTGGCCGGTGACGAGTCCGCGCTGATGCCGCGCCCGCACGGGCCGGTCTCCCGGCGCCCGCAGATCGTGCACGTCCGTTCGACGCGCGGCGGGACTGGCTGCAGCACCCTGAGCGTCCAGATCGCCTACGGGCTGACCCGCGCCGGGCGCACCGTGGCCCTGGTGACCGACGGCGCGATGCTGCGGCATGTGGCCAAGGACGCGGCCGACGATACGGCGGTGTGGCACGAGCCGTTCGCCCCGGCAGGCGGCGGCCGGCTGCTGGCCGCCTCGCACGGCTACTACGGGGATCACCTGGATGTGCGCGCCGCGGAGGCGACGAGCCGCGGTGAGATCGTGGTCCTCGACGTGGGCGGTCGCCCGCCCGCCGAGCTCGCCGATCTCCCGGCCGCCGACCTGACCGTACTGACGGACAACTACCGCGCCCGGGACTGGGTCCAGGTCGACGTCATCGACCGCAGGCCCGAGCAGATTCGGGTCTTCGCCGCGCTCGACGAGCGCTTCGCCCGGTGGCGGCGCCCCTCGTCGGAGCAGCTCGACGCCGACCGGCTGCGGACGGCGCTGGACCGGGAGTTCTTCTACTACGCCATGACCCGGCTGTCGGCCCCTGACGAGGTCGACGTGTACGACGTCGACGATGCCGAAGACGTCGAGGAGTGGTGGGACTTGGGGGCCGACGGGTCGCCCGGACACCCCGACGACATCCTGCCGCCCGAAGACGGGGCACCTCTGGACCTGTGGCGCCGCCACTTCCTGGACTTCATCACCGCCGAGGGGCAGCGCCGGCACCCGGACAGCTGGGACGCGGTGCGCGACACCTGGATCACGCACAACCGGCTGCGTAACCTGCAGCGCCTCAGCGCCGACGGGGATCCCATCGAGGACCTGGCCGTGCGGGCCTCCGAATTCCTCGCCACCCTGGCATCCGAGGGCGACCTACAGCCGCGCGCGGCCACCATGGAGGAGCAGGAGACCTGGCGCACCGCGAAGCTGACGCGGTGGCTCGACGCCCGGTTCAACGCACACCTGCGCCACGATGCCGCGTACCTGCCCCGGTCTGCGGCGGAGACGGTGATGGCGGTTCTGGACGCCCGCTTCCTCGCGTACGGACCGCACCACGCCGAGGGATTCGCGGCGCTGGCCGATGAGGTGACGGGCGACGACTGGTGGGATGCGGCCGCGGCCGCCCGGTCCCTGGACGGCACCGCCTTCCCGCTCCCGCCCGGTCGTGACGAGGACGCGGACGTCCGGGAGCAGGGGTGGGCCGCCTTCTTGGCGGCGGTCGAGGACGAGGGGGCCCGGCGCCATGGCGCCGTGTGGTCCGAGGTCCGCGGGCACTGGGTGGAGCACCACCGGCGCCTGGAGCAGGGCGGGCGTGAACCGTTCGCTCCCGCCGAGGATGAACTTCCCGAACTTCGGCAGCAGTTCGCCGCTGCCCTCGCCCCGATCACGGGCGCGGGCGTGGACGGGGACTCGGTCACCGGCCGGTGGGTGGCCGGGGTGCGCAGCGAGGCCGCGCGGGTCCGTGACTTCGACGACCTCATCGAGCGACACCAGCGGCCCGGCACCGGCGAGGAGACCGCCGCCGCCCTCCTGCGCGGCGTTCGTGCCCTGGGCGTCGACCCGCAGATGCCCGTGGTCCTGATCACCAACATGTACCGGCCCATGGGCGGCCCTGAAGCGGTCGCCGAGACGGCTGCCGCTCTGCGCGGCCACGGCGTGGTCGCCCTGTGCACGGTGCACCAGCGCCAGGCCTTCGAGGAACTTCTCTTCGCGCCCTCGACCTGGAACGACGACCGGGTCAGGCCGGTCCAGGAGGAACTCGGGGCGGTGCTGAGCAGCGCCTTGAAGGACGCCCGGAAGGACTCGGCTTCACCCGGTCGGGGATGACAGCTGCCTTCGCCAGCTGCGGAGATCCCGGGACTCCCCCGGGGTGTCCGCCGTGCCCGACATTCGTGCTGGAGGCACGGCCCGTCGGCCGCCTAGCCTGCGCGGATGGAGATGGCGGCTGCGGGTGGGTTCCTTCTGGCGACGTTCGGCGTGCTGTGCGGCTTTCTGGTGCGGCAGTTGGTGGGACGGCTCCGGTCGCTGTTGGGCGGGCTGGTCGCCGAAAGCGTGTGCGTGCGCCGCTACTCCTCGGAGGGCAGCGAGGGCAACACCTACTGGCACCACGTCTACGGGTTCACCATGGCGGACGGCCGGTACGTGGAGTTCGAGGAGGACGCGCTGCTGATGGCCCAGGGCCAGGCGGTGATGGTCCGCTACCGGCTCGGGAAGAATCCGGCGCGCACCGCCACCGTCATGGGTCGGGGCGGTGCGTGGTCGCCGCTGTTCGGGCAGCTCTTCGGGATCGGTGTCAGCGGCTGTTTCACCCTGTTGGGCCTGTTGTTCGTGTGGCTGGGCGTGGGCGAGCTCAGCCGGTAGCACGCGGTCGCGGCCGCCGTCCGGCAGGGTCGGCGGGTGGGACACGGGGCGCGGTCAGGGGCGTGCCCGGGTCGCGAGCAGGTCGGCCACCACCAGGGTCAGGCGGTTGGCGGCGGCGGCTTCCTGGCCCGAGGGCCGTGCCAGGAACTGCAGGTTTTCTCCTCGTGCCGGCTGATCGTGCAGGTCCGGCAGGACGGTGAGGGCCGGGATGCCCTCCGCGCGCAGGGCGTCGCGAAGGGCGGCGAGGTGGTGCTGCTCGGCGTCGAGGGCGTTGTCGACGTGCGCGATCGCGAGTGCGGTGGGGATGTTGTCCGGCCGGTCCAGGTGGGCGAGGAGGAACTGCGCGGTGGCGGCCGGGTCGGCGGGCTGGATCGTCTCCTCGATCAGGTGCTGCCAGGGGGTGAGGCTGTCCTTGCGGGTGTGGGCGTTGGCCGCGGCCCACCGGGGGTGGTGCTCCTGCCACGTCTGCTCGCCCCAGCGGGCGATGGCGG
Protein-coding regions in this window:
- a CDS encoding toxin glutamine deamidase domain-containing protein; translation: MCRSLAQGGRRCRGSSLAVRRAKYATVTSAAAKQFRQALDDDAVAYGGDAWRAHERARSSADRARAAAESGDHEAAERAALDAKNQMNHAAFLARHHTQGRVARAAEARRTTKQVDKALAGANPKYQAGVRAYSHNCTHVSQAYELRRRGLDVQAAPDTTGGRNYMEYSEPWGGWQKFTHCGSASDVGRSQVERAFSEPGSRGIVRVRWKNGGGHAFNVENVGGKVRFIDAQPNPPVTDAAHYFSLASESGFLRLDDKPTPSKKALKSFIAD
- a CDS encoding DUF3592 domain-containing protein; the encoded protein is MEMAAAGGFLLATFGVLCGFLVRQLVGRLRSLLGGLVAESVCVRRYSSEGSEGNTYWHHVYGFTMADGRYVEFEEDALLMAQGQAVMVRYRLGKNPARTATVMGRGGAWSPLFGQLFGIGVSGCFTLLGLLFVWLGVGELSR